The Treponema phagedenis DNA segment TGCCTCTTCCAAATCGATGGCTCCGGCATTATATGCATCTTTTATCTGCAAAATCAGCTGCAATTTTGTATCATCAACATCGGATAAATGCTTTCTCATTTCCAACATAGTGCGCTCTTTGTATTCGTTGCTAAAATAATAAAAGAGTATAATTTTTTAAAAGCGTTTATTTTTAAAATTAGACTCGGTTTACATAACAAATATAAAACGAAACCCTTTTACTGTCAAGCATTTTACGTCCGTTGAAAAAACATGCCGCTTTTTTAAAACAGAGGGGAAAAGGTCTTTTACAGAACGCTTGGATAAATCAAGAAAAGAGCTTGCACTTTTTCATGATTTACTGTATTATCGGGTGTATTGCGATAAAATCGAAAGAGAATTCAAAACAGCATGTTTCGGCAGCGTTTTGGTGTTTTTCGTACATGATTTTTTCTTAAAATTTATCCGACAAAGGATAAATGGCTTTTTGCACTCTTTTGTTTTTTTCGTATGAAAAAGAACAGAATTTTTAAAACCTCTTTTTTTGCTTTAAATTCGGATGAAGCTTTCTAAATAATTTTATATTTTATTCAGATTTCTTGCTTCCTTAATTTATCAAAAAATTAAGTGAGAGAAGTTTTCTATAGTTTTATACATTTATAGAAGGTTCTTCTATAAATTGTATAAAAACTTGTTAAAATTTAATGAGCACTTTATGCAAATACTGGTTATTGTATGTTTTTTATTATTCGCCCTACTCCTTTTTAAGAATAAAGACAATTTTTTTAAGGCGTCAAAACCGGAATCAACCGAAGAGGAGCGTTTAAAAAACCTTGTAGAGATGGAAGATGAGTATTATCGAAAAACCGCTGCGGGTGAGCAAACGCTTCCTTTTGTAAAACTTTTTTATCAGCAGGATTGTATGATTGTCAAATCGATCTTACAAAGCGAAGGCATTCCGTATCAT contains these protein-coding regions:
- a CDS encoding putative signal transducing protein, with product MQILVIVCFLLFALLLFKNKDNFFKASKPESTEEERLKNLVEMEDEYYRKTAAGEQTLPFVKLFYQQDCMIVKSILQSEGIPYHVKQEHLSSVLIGQGVAGQNDTYFYILRKDYEDALKIINDFIAQKEKSFHKPKTISRVIPFSTYNPKRDDTVAIIIFQKE